One genomic segment of Sorex araneus isolate mSorAra2 chromosome X, mSorAra2.pri, whole genome shotgun sequence includes these proteins:
- the LOC101542485 gene encoding ferritin heavy chain-like produces MACSQFPHGYVGRPLGCEHAVNRQIHLDLYASYCYLAMEHYFDRPDVALEHFANFFHRLSQKERKQAMVLMELQNKRTVDICFWDILKPGHENKWENGLKAMEYALSLETRVYESLLDLYRLAHQLRDLYLCNFLQTHCLNVQSKYVKELSNHVTNLCKMVNMFTDLDQYRFDNLDDTKKE; encoded by the coding sequence ATGGCCTGCTCGCAGTTTCCCCATGGTTACGTTGGCAGACCCCTGGGCTGCGAGCACGCAGTGAACCGGCAGATCCACCTGGACCTCTACGCCTCCTACTGCTACCTGGCCATGGAGCACTACTTCGACAGGCCCGACGTGGCGCTGGAGCACTTCGCCAACTTCTTCCATCGCCTCTCccagaaggaaaggaagcaggCCATGGTCCTCATGGAACTGCAGAACAAGCGAACCGTTGACATCTGCTTCTGGGACATTCTGAAGCCCGGGCATGAAAACAAGTGGGAGAACGGGCTGAAAGCCATGGAGTACGCGCTGTCCCTGGAAACCCGCGTCTACGAGAGCCTCTTGGACCTGTACAGGCTGGCGCATCAACTGCGTGACCTTTACCTCTGCAACTTCTTGCAAACCCACTGCCtgaatgtgcaaagcaagtatgtCAAGGAGTTGAGCAATCACGTGACCAATCTGTGCAAGATGGTCAACATGTTCACCGACCTGGATCAGTACCGCTTTGACAACCTTGATGACACCAAGAAGGAGTGA